The DNA sequence CACCACGTCGAAGGCAAACTCCAGCTGAGTGTGCTGCTTGGGCGCCTCCTCGTAAGTAATGTTGTTGCCGTACTGCTTGGCCAGCTCGGGATACACCAGCGGCATGGCCTTGTTGGTGCCCACCGGGTGCCCGTTCAAATCGGCGGCGTAGTGGCCCAGGGCCCCCAGGGCAAACGCGTATTCGTTGCGGTCCTTGGCCTCGTCGAGCAGGTTGCGCACGAAGTCGCCGCTGCGCACGTAGTGGGTCAGGTTGGTAAACAGCGTGGAGCCGAAGGGGTAAAAGCCCATGTCCTGAATAATGGAGCCGCCGTAGGCGTAGGATTTGGCTTCGAGCAGCTGCTCCTCGGTAGCGCCGGGGTAGCGCCGCTGCAACAGCGGCGCCAGGCAGCGCTTCCAGGTCGAGTCGATGTTGGCCTGGTGGGTGAGCACCGAGTAACCGGAGGCGGAAAGCGGCGCGAGCAACAGAGCCCAGACGCTGCAGAATAACCATTTGAGCATGCAATAGGAGACTTCCGCGCGGGACTACGGCGTCGGGGTGGGAAGCTATGACAGTACGGGAAAGCTGAACCGGAGTTGTAAGCCGCCAGGCCGCGCCGGTGCCGGGCAAAAAAGAAAGGCAACGACCCGGGGCCGTTGCCTTGTCCCTACCAGCGCAAGGCTGCTGTATGGCGCGCCGGGCGCTTTACAGAAAGTGGTACAGAAACGTAATGACGCCGCTGTACGCGGGTTTTCTGGCGTCTTTTACCTCCATCGTCACCTCGATGCGGGCTTTGGCGATGCCGCGCAGGTCTTTCACCGTGAGCAGCTTGGCCCGCAGCCGCACCTCGCTGTTTACCGTCACGGCCTGATTGAAGCGCAGGCTTTCGATTTCGTAGTTCACCTGCATTTTCAGGTTTTCAATCTGCACGATCTGCGTCCACAGATACGGCAGCAACGACACCGTGAGGTAGCCGTGGGCAATGGTAGCGCCAAACGGCGACTCGGCCCGGGCTTTTTCGGGCTCGGTATGAATCCACTGGAAGTCGAGCGTGGCGGCGGCAAACTGGTTGATCTGCTCCTGGGTGATGGTGTGGTACTCCGAGACGCCCAGCTCCTGGCCCTCGTATTGCTCCAGCTCCTTGAGGCTGTTGATGATTACCGTGCTCATGCGGTTTGGGGGATTGGTTGAAGTGTAGAGACGCAGCTTTGCGCCCGGGCGTTGACCCATTCGGCCACCAGGCCGGAGTGGCTGTTGAGCGCCCGGCCGCAAAGATGCGTTTCCGGGCTCGTTCTTTCACCGCCCAGACCCGCGCGGCAGTATATTAAACCCGCTGGCCGTTTCGTAGCGGGCCGAATGCCAGGCCGCACCCGCGCGGCGGCTCTTCGCTTCATATTCCCTTCACTGCCCGCGCCGGAAGTTGCCGCCGAAACGTTCCGCGGCCTGCCAGCCAGGTTTTTTCTCATATTGTCCCTGCGTAACCAACCGCCGGGCCCGCGGGCCGTTGGTTGTCATTCCCCACCCCGTTTCGCCTCTTACGACTACCCTCCCCTTATGAACGTGCTGATTGTTGAAGACGATGAGGCCCTGGCCCAGGAGCTGGCGCTGTATCTGCAACACGAACACTACCACTGCGACTTTGCCCGCACCGGCGCCTCGGCCTCGGAAAAGCTCTACGTCAACGAATACGACTTCGTGCTGCTGGACCTGGGCCTGCCCGACCAGGACGGCCTGCAGCTGCTGGCCGAAGCCCGGCAGCAGCACAACAGCCAGGCCTCCATCATTATTCTGAGCGCCCGGGGCTCGGTCGACGACCGGATCAGCGGCCTGCAGCTGGGCGCCGACGACTACCTGCCCAAGCCCTACTCCCTGATGGAGCTGGCCTCGCGCATGCAGGCCATTACGCGGCGCAAACACGGCGTCACGCAGGACACGCTCTCATTCGGCGACTTCGTCATCAACCTCAGTGAAAGAACGTTGCGCCACGGCAGCACCGAGGTGGTGCTCACCCGCCGCGAGTTCGACCTGCTGCACTACCTGCTGCTGCACCGGGGCCGGGTGCTCACCCGCATGCAGCTCAGCGAGCATATCTGGGGCAACATGATCAGCGACCGGGACGACCACGACTCCAACTTCATCGACGTGCACGTGAAGAATATCCGCAAGAAGCTGGCCGCCCACGACCCGCGCGACTGGGTCGACACGGTGCGCGGCATCGGCTACCGGTTTAAGCCCACCCAGGAGGCGTGAAGCTCCAGCAAAAGCTCGTCCTGCTGACCACCCTGTCGAAGGCCCTGATGGCGGCGGTGCTGCTGCTGGCGTTGCCCTGGCTGGTCGAAAGCTTGGCCATGCGCCACACCGACGAGTCGTTGCGCGGGGAGCAGCGCCAGGTGATGCGCCGCATCGGGCAGGTGGGCATCGGGAGCTTCCTGACCGAGTCGTACCCCGGCCGCAAGGTGCACTACGACCTGCTCCAGGACGAGTTTATTGACCTGCGCCACGCCACCACTACCCAGCCCGACACGGTGGCGACCCTGCCCCGGCAGCGGCACGGCTCCCTGGTCGATTTTCGGGTGCTGCGCCACACGTTCCAAATGAATGGGCAGGCCTACGTGCTAGAAATCGGCAAAAGCATTGCCTCGGTGGAAGACGTGTACGCCCTGCTCCGCTCCCTGGCCGCCTACGCCCTGGCCTTCGCCGTGCTGACGACGCTACTGATTGAGCTGGGTGTAATCAACTACCTGCTGCGGCCCGTCGACCAGATTGTGGAGCGGCTGCGGGCCGTGCAGGGCCCCACGCCCCCGCCCCTGCCGCCGCTGCGCACCACCACGTCCGACTTTAAGTACCTGGACGCGACGATTCGGCGCATGCTGCAGAAAATAAAGCTGGTGTTTGAGCAGGAGCGCGAGTTCATTGCCAACGCCTCCCACGAGCTGCTCACGCCGGTGAGTATTCTGCAAAACCGCTTCGAGAACATGCTACAGGCCGAAATCCTGCCCGAAGAGGCCGAGCAGCAGATCGTCACCTCGCAGCGCACCCTGCACCGGCTCACGGCCACGCTGCGCACCCTGCTCATGATTTCACGCATCGAAAACGAGCAGTACGCCCGCAACGACACGGTGGCCGTGCGCACGGTGCTGCAGGAAGTGGTAGCCGAGCTGGAGGACCGCATTGCCGACGAAAACCTGACCCTGGAGTGGGACCTGGCCGGCGACCCGCGCGTTGTGTCGGCCAACGCCAGCCTGCTGTTTACCTTTTTCTACAACCTGCTCAGCAACGCAGTGAAGTACAACCACACCGGCGGCCTGATCCGGCTGACGGGGCAGCAGCAGCCGGGCCAGCCCTACCTGCTCCAGGTATTCAACACCGGCCGCCCCATTCCGGCCGAGCACCTGCCCCACCTGTTCGAGCGGTTCCGGCGGGCGGCCAACGTGCACACCACCGAAGGCTACGGCCTGGGGTTGGCCCTGGTGCGCACCATCGCACAGTTTCACGCCTTTCGCCTGGAGGTGGCCTCCCACGAGGCCGGCACCACCTTTTCCATCTGGCTGCCCACGGCCACGCTGGCCGGGTAAGTCCGCCCAACGACAAACACTCCAAGCCCCGGTTGACCAGGATGTCGGCCGGGGCTTGGAGTATTTGTCGTTGGGCCCGCAGGGCCGTTGTGGCGGGCAGAAATCCGGTTTGCGGCCCTCCGTATCCGGGTGGTTGCAAACACGATAAGCCCAACGCATCCGCCGTATCTTCGTTAGTATTGTTGTTTACTCTCCCCGTCTGCTGTCTTTCCGGTTTTTGCGTCGCCTGATTTCCATAGCGCTTTGGTTTCACTTCCTGCTCCTTTTGGGGCTGGGGTGGCACTTCGCGGCTCCTAATCAGGTGGCGGCGGCTTCCCGCCCGGCGGCGGTAGTACAGGCCGGGCACGCGCCGGGCTCCTACCAGCACCAGGCGCTGGGCCGCGAAGATGCTGCCGTGGGCAACGAAGCCCTGGCCGTCGGCAAAGAGCTGCGTTCGGCGGGGGGCAGCTGGGCGCTGCCCCCGGCTCTGGCCCCGGGGCTCCTGGCTTACACAGGCTTACGCAGCCTCCGCGGCCCGAAAAGTCACCCGATTATCGGGGTGCCGGTGCTGCGGGGCCGGTTGCAGGCATCCATTATTCCGAACGCGCCCTAGCCTGGCCGCTGGCTTTTGCTCAACCCGAGCGGGCGGCAACTGCCGGTCCGCGCATCTTCCCGTTACCCGCCGGCCCAGGGCCGCGCGGGCTCCTTTCATGGCCGTATCGTTTCAGCGCCAATTATCCGGCCCTGAAACTCCTTTGGCTTTTTTCCCTCGCCTGATGCCTGTCTACACCACCACGCTGGTCATTCTGGGAGTGGCTATTCTGGGCGTTGCCTGGCTGCCCTCGCTGCTGGAGAAATACCCGCTGTCCTACCCCGTAATCTACCTGGCGCTGGGCATGGGGCTTTACAGCCTGCCCCTGGATTTGCCCACCGACCCGTTTCAGCACCAAACCCTGGTAACTCACCTGGCCGAGCTCTGCGTGCTGATTGCCCTGACCGGCACGGGCCTGAAAATTGACCGGCCTTTCTCCTTCCGGACCTGGCGCACGCCCCTGCTGCTGGTGCTGGTGCTGATGGTACTGACCATTGCCGCCTTGACGCTGGCGGGCTGGGCCATTGCGGGCCTGCCCCTGGCCAGCGCCCTGCTGCTGGCTGCCGCCCTGGCCCCCACCGACCCCGTGCTGGCCGGCGACGTGCAGGTGGGCGACCCGGGCGAGGGGCGCGAAGACAACGTGCGCTTTGCCCTGACCGGCGAAGCGGGCCTCAACGACGGGCTGGCCTTTCCCTTCGTGTACCTGGCCCTGGCCCTGCTGCCGGCCACCGGCGCGCTGTCGGCCAAGCTCGGGCACTGGCTGTGGCTGGACGTGCTCTACCGCACCGGCGCGGCGCTGGTGCTGGGCATCCTGTCGGGCAAGCTGCTGGCCTATTTGATTTTCAACCTGCCCAAGCGCGTCAGCATTAAGGCCGGGGCTTACGGCTTCGTGGCCCTGGCCGTCACGCTCATCACCTACGGCATTACGGAGCTGGTGCACGGCTACGGCTTTCTGGCCGTGTTTGTCGCGGCCGTGGCGCTACGCAGCCGGGAGCGGCGCCACGAGTACCACAAGCACATGCACGCCTTCACCGACCAGCTCGAGCGGCTGTTCATCGTCGTGATTCTCATCCTGTTTGGCGGGGCCGTGGTGCGCGGCCTGCTGGCCCCGCTTACCTGGCCGGGGGTGGCGCTGGGGCTGCTGCTGGTGCTGGTTATCCGGCCCCTGGGCGGCCTACTGACGCTTGCCCGCTCCCCGCGCGTGACCCTGGCCGAGCGCGGCGTCATCTCCTTTTTTGGTATTCGCGGCATTGGCTCCATCTTTTACCTGGCCTTTGCCCTGGAAAAAGCCGACTTTCCCGGCGCCCGCCAGCTGTGGGCCATTGCGGGCTTCACCATCCTGGTTTCCATCAGCTTACACGGCATCCTGGCTACGCCGGTCATGAACTGGCTGGACCGCCGCCACGGCCGCAAAATCACGGCCGAGCTTAGCGAGCCGGTCGAAGCCGAGTAAGCGGTTTTCACTCGTCTCATGCTTCTTCCCCAACTTATTATTCTGCGTAAGCTCCGGCAACGCCTTCCCCCTTCCATGACTTCCGTTCCCGCCCCCGGCCCTCAACCCGCCAACCTGACCGAGAAAATCAAAAACTTCGGCCTTATCGTGCTGGGCATTCTGTGCGCGGGCATGGGCCTGAAAGGCTTTTTGCTCAGCAGCCACTTCATTGATGGTGGCGTAACGGGCATTTCCATGCTGATTTCGGCCAGCCTGAACGTGCCGCTGTCCTGGCTGCTGCTCATCATCAACCTGCCCTTCGTGGTGCTGGGCTACCGTCAGATCGGGCTGGGCTTTGCCCTGAAAAGCGCCGCCGCCATTGCCGGCCTGGCCTTGTGCCTGGTGGTGGTGCCCTACCCCGACGTGACCAAGGATTTGCTGCTCACCGCCGTTTTTGGCGGGGTCTTTATCGGGGCCGGTATCGGGCTGGCCATGCGGGGCGGGGCCGTGCTCGACGGCACCGAGGTGGCCGCCCTGCTCATCAACAAGCACACGCCCCTGCTGAAGGTGAGCGACGTGATTCTGGTGCTCAACATCTTCATTTTCGCCGTGGCGGCCTTCGTGCTGGGCGTGCAGGCGGCCCTCTACTCCATTCTGACCTACGTATCGGCCTCCAAAACCTTGGACTTTCTGCTCAACGGCATCGAGCAATACACCGGCGTCACGATTATTTCGGCCCAGAGCGAGGCCATCCGGCACGCCATTACCACCACGCTGGGCCGGGGCGTCACGATTTACCAGGGCAAGCGGGGCTTTGGCAAGCGTGGCGGCCAGGATATGGACATGGACATCGTGTTTACCGTCGTGACCCGCCTGGAGCTGCCCCAGCTGCGCACCGAAATCCGCCGCATCGACCCGCAGGCCTTCGTCATTCAGCACAGCATCGACGACGCGGAAGGCGGCATGGTGAAAAAGCGGCCGTTTCACTAGCCGCCCGGCAGCTCATTTTCTCTTCACGGAGCGGGCCGTATTCTGACCCGATGGTACCGTATTCCGCCTTTCAGAATTTGTCGGCCGCCGAGCAGCAGGCCTTGGTTACGCAGGGCGGCACGTTTCTGCTCACGCGCCCGGCCGGCGTCTTTCTCGTCGACCTGTACTACCTGCCCGGCTACTACTGTGAAGTGTGGCGCCAGCTTCCCACGGCCGCCGTGGCGTATCTGCACGCCTTTACCGAACAGGCCGGGCTGTACCCTTACCTCGCCCACATCCGGCTGCCCCCGAATATTCTGGTCTGAGGCGGAGCCGCCGCACGGAAGCTTTCGGCCCCCTTTCCGGCCCTGATAACTGCCGCTTTCTTTCGGGGAGGCGGCAGTTACTTTTTACGCTAACTCATTATTATACAATGGATAATCAAGCAAGCAAAATCAAACAAACTAACAAACGTTTGTTTTTGTAAGCCAGCTTCTATACTTTTAATACCCTGCTCCTTCCCGTCGTATTGCCATGCTCTTCCAACCTGAAATCGAACGGATGCCTCTCGCCCAGCTGCGGGAGCTACAGAATACGCGCCTCAAGCGGCAGGTCGAGTACGTATACCACCGGGTGCCTTTTTACAAGGCCAAGTTCGACGCGCTGGGCATTCACCCCTCTACTTTCCAAGGCCTGACCGACCTTACCCGGCTGGGCTTTACCCGCAAAACCGACTTCCGCGACAATTACCCCTTCGGCCTGTTTGCCGTGCCCCAGCCCGAAGTGGCCCGTCTGCACTGCTCCAGCGGCACTACCGGCAAGGCCACCGTGGTGGGCTACACGGCTCAGGACCTCAATATTTTCGCCGAGGTGGTGGCCCGCTCCCTGGCCGCGGCGGGCTGCCGGCCGGGCATGAAGCTGCAGAATGCCTACGGCTACGGCCTGTTTACCGGCGGCTTGGGTATTCACTACGGGGCCGAAAAGCTGGGCCTCACCGTCATTCCCGTCTCGGGCGGCGGCACCGACCGGCAGTTGCAGCTGCTCCAGGATTTCCGGCCCGAAATCATCTGCGCCACGCCGTCCTACGCCCAGGTGCTGGCCGAGGAAATTCAGCGGCGTGGCATTGCCCCCGAGGCGCTGAACCTGCAATATGCCGCCCTCGGGGCCGAGCCCTGGACAGAAACCATCCGCCAGCAGGTGGAAAGCGGGCTGCGGGTGCAGGCTACCAATATCTACGGGCTGAGCGAAATTATGGGGCCGGGCGTGTCGCAGGAAGACGTGAACGAGCGGGGCACGGGCAGCTACGTCTGGGAAGACCACTTCCTGCCCGAAATCGTGGACAAAGACACCGGGGAGCCGGTGGCCGAGGGGGAGCTGGGCGTGCTGGTGTTCACCACCCTGACCAAGCAGGCCATGCCCATTCTGCGCTACTGGACCAACGACATTACCAACCTCTACTACGGCGAGTCCCGGAGCCGCACCCACGTGAAAATGGGCCCCATCCGCGGCCGCGCCGACGATATGCTCATCATTCGCGGCGTCAACTTCTTTCCTACCCAGGTCGAGGATATTCTGCGGGGACTGGACCACGTGAGCCCGTACTACCAGGTGGTGGCCTCCCGCCGCGGCAGCCTCGACGAGGTGGAAGTCAGCGTGGAAATCAGTGAGGAGCTGATGCGCGGCCTGGAACTGGCCGCCGTGACCGAAGCCGCCGTGGCGCAGCACGAGTGCCTGCGCACCTTGCGGGGCACGTTGGCCAAGAAAATCAAGGACAACATTGGCCTGAGCATGCACGTGCAGCTGCTGGGCTTTGGGCAGCTGCCGCGCAGTGAGGGCGGCAAGCTCAGCCGGGTGCGCGACCTGCGCGACCTGAACCAGGCGCATCGTGCATAAAACCGGGGCTTCTTCTAGCTTTACCCGGCAAAACTCTCGGCCCACTGTCGCCACGCCTTATTTTCTGAACGCTGAATGGCTAAAAAAGCGAAAACCAACAAACGGCAGGTAATTCTGGAAGAAGCCGCCAAGCTCTTCAAAGCCAAGGGCTTCGGCGGCACTTCCATGCGCGACCTGGGCTCCCAGGTGGGCATGGAGGCGGCCAGCATGTACAACCACATCAGCTCCAAGGACGACATTCTGGAAAGCATCTGCTTTCACGTCTCGAACACCTACATTTCCCAGCTCCACGAAATCGAGCAACTGCCGGTATCCTACGTCGACAAGCTCAAGGCCCTGATCCGCCTCCACATTCGCCTCATGATTGAGGACGGCGCGGCCGTGTCGGTGGCCAACAACGACTGGAAATACCTCAGCCCCGACAAGCTGCAGCAGTTCAAGGATGCCCGCAAAACCTACGAGAAAGGCTTTGCCGAGCTCATTGAGCAGGGCATTGCCGCCGGCGAGTTCCAGCCCGTCAACGTGTCGGTAGCCTTGTTCACGATTCTGTCGGCCGTGCGCTGGGTGGAGCTCTGGTACCGCCCCGGCCGCGGCATCACGGCCGAGGAACTCGAAGAAAACATCATGACCATCCTGCTCAATGGATTGGCGAAGTAAATAAGAGGTGCTTAGTGCTTGGTGCCTGGTGTTTGGGTCGTTCAAAACGGAATACCCCATGCACCAAACCTAAGCACCAGGCACTAAGCACCAAGCACTACTAACTAATGAGTCGATTTCACAAAGTCCGCATCAAGCGCATCGAAAAGGAAACGCCCGACAGCGTGGTGGTATCGTTGGACGTGCCCGAGGACCTGCGCGACACCTTCCGCTTCACCCAGGGCCAGTACCTCACCTTTCGGCGGGACCACAACGGCGAGGAATTGCGCCGCTCCTACTCGATTTGCAGCAGCCCCTTGGAAAACGAGTGGCAGGTGGCCATCAAGAAAGTGCCCGAGGGCCGGTTTTCCTCCTCGGCCGTGGACACTTTCAGGGTGGGCGAGGAGCTGGACGTGATGCCGCCGGCCGGCCACTTCTACACCGAGCTCCACCCCGAGCAGGCCAAGCACTACGTCATGTTTGCGGCCGGCAGCGGCATTACGCCGGTGTTCAGCATCATCAAAACCGTGCTGCTGACCGAGCCCCAGAGCCAGGTCACGCTCATCTACGGCAACCGGGGCCGCAACTCCATCATCTTCAAGGAGGGCATTGAGGCGCTCAAGAACAAGTTTCTCAAGCGCCTGAGCGTGTACCACATCCTGAGCCGGGAGCAAGGCGACACCGACCTGCTCTTCGGCCGCATCGACCAAGCCAAAGCCGAGCTGTTCCTGCAGAAAATCCTGCCCCCGAGCCAGATCGACGAGTGCTTTATCTGCGGCCCCGAAGAAATGATTCTGGGCGTAAAAGCCGCCCTGACCGGCGCTGGCGTGGCCCCGGAGAAGATTCACTTCGAAATGTTCGGCACCGCCGGCGGCGGCAAAACCCAGGCTGGCCCGGCCAAAGTGCGCCCCGCTGGCGAAGACGACAAGCACAGCCAGGTAACGGTGCAGCTCGACGGCAACACCCGCATTCTGGAAATGTCGTACTACGGCAATACGATTCTGGACGCCCTGCTCGAAACCGGCGTGGATGCGCCCTACTCCTGCAAAAACGGCATGTGCAGCACCTGCCGCTGCCGGGTGGTGGAAGGCCAGGTGGAAATGGACGTCAACTACTCCCTCTCCGACACCGAAGTGGCCAAAGGCTACGTCCTCTCCTGCCAGGCCCGGCCTACTTCGGAGAAGGTGAAAGTGGATTTTGACCAGTAACCTCACCCCCGGCCCCTCTCCTTGGGGAGAGGGGAGCCTGACGCATGCTTGCGTATGCCTGGTAATGGAAAAGCCGTTCGCACGGAATTGAACGAAAAGTCTAAAATTGAGGCGTTTCAACTGGTTCTAAACCAAGTTGGGGCAGTCAAACCTAAAAAACGGTGTACGGATTGAAACCGCGCCATTCCGCAGTCGGCAGGCTCCCCTCTCCCCAAGGAGAGGGGCCGGGGGTGAGGTTCCGATATTTTTCTTACTTTTAACTAACGAATGTTAGTTAAACTTTGTTGAAAGCGCATGGAAACGGTAGAAATCAACCTCGAAGAGCAGTTTCAGGCCCGCATCGACGCGGACGTCCGCATTGAGCCCAAAGACTGGATGCCAGATGCGTACCGCAAGACGCTGATCCGGCAAATTTCCCAGCACGCCCACTCCGAGCTGGTCGGCATGCTGCCCGAAGGCAACTGGATTACCCGGGCCCCTTCGCTGAAGCGCAAGTCCATCCTGCTGAGCAAAGTGCAGGACGAAGCCGGCCACGGCCTCTACCTCTACTCGGCCGCCGAAACCCTGGGCGCCTCGCGCGACCAGATGCTGGCCGACCTGCACTCGGGCAAGGCTAAATATTCCAGCATTTTCAACTACCCTACCCTGAGCTGGGCCGATATGGGTACCGTGGGCTGGCTCGTGGATGGGGCCGCCATTCTGAACCAGGTGCCGCTCTGCCGCACCTCGTATGGCCCCTACGCCCGGGCTATGGTGCGGGTGTGCAAGGAAGAAAGTTTCCACCAGCGCCAGGGCTTCGAAATCATGCAGACCCTGTGCGAGGGCGCGCCCGAGCAGAAAGCCATGGCCCAGGAAGCCCTGAACCGCTGGTGGTGGCCCACGCTGATGATGTTTGGCCCCAAGGACGCCGACTCGCCCAACACCGAGCAGAGCATGAAGTGGCGCATCAAGCGCTTCACCAACGACGAGCTGCGCCAGAAATTCGTGGACATGATGGTGCCCCAGGCCGAGTTCCTGGGCCTGACTGTACCCGACCCCGCGCTGAAGTGGAACGAAACCAAAAAGGGTTACGACTTCGGCGACGTGAACTGGGAGGAATTCTGGAACGTGGTGAAGGGTAACGGCATGTGCAACAAGGACCGCCTCGGGGCCCGCGTCAAAGCCCACGAGGAAGGTGCCTGGGTGCGCGAAGCCGCCCTGGCCCACGCCAAAAAGCGCGCCGAGCGCGCCGAAACGCAGGCCGCGTAAGGAGCTTGAGTTGCTAGAAAGAACGTCATTCCGAGCGTAGTCGAGGAATCTCGCGTGCTGATGTTGTGGTAGTAATTTGAATTACCACTGCACGCGAGATGTCTCGCTTTGCTCGACATGACGGCCAATATTAACCGTGAAACTCACCATTTCACAAGTTCACCATTTCACCTCCGATGAACCAATCCGAATGGCCGCTGTGGGAAGTTTTCATCCGCAGCAAGCAGGGCCTCGACCATAAGCACGTGGGCAGCCTGCACGCCGCCGACGCCACCATGGCCATCCAGAATGCCCGCGACGTGTACACCCGCCGCCTCGAAGGCATCAGCATCTGGGTCGTGGAAAGCCAGCACGTGCACGCCTCCAACCCCGACGACGCCGAGGCCTTCTACGACCCGGCCAACGACAAAGTGTATCGGCACCCGACCTTCTACCAGGTTCCGGACTCCATCAAGCACATGTAATTCTGCGCCTTATGCAAGTTGCCCCTTCCGAAACCGCCGCCCTGAACTCGTACTCGCCCGAACGGCGGCAGCAGCTGTTCAGCTACGTGCTGCAATTGGCCGATACCAGCCTGATTCTGGGCCACCGCCTCTCGGAATGGTGCGGGCACGGGCCGGTGCTGGAGCAGGACCTGGCCATGGCCAACATTGCCCTCGACTTGCTGGGCGAAACCCGCAGCCTCTACCAGTACGCCGCCGAGCTGGAAGGAAAGGGCCGCACCGAAGACGACCTGGCCTTTTTGCGCCTGGCGGTGGAGTACCGGAACCCGCTGCTGGTGGAGCAACCCAACGGCGACTTCGCCGACACCGTGACCCGGCAGTTCTTGTTCGACAACTTCCACTACCACTTTCTGCGGGAGCTTAAAACCAGCCCCGATGAGCGCCTGGCCGCCATTGCCGAAAAGGCCGTGAAGGAAGCCGCTTACCATTTGAAATGGAGCTCGGAGTGGATGATCCGCCTCGGCGACGGCACGGAGGAAAGCCGCAAGCGCCTCGACAAAGCCCTGGATACCCTCTGGCGCTACTCCGGCGAATTGACCAAGCCCACGGCTACCGAACAGGCCCTGCAAGCGGCCGGTATCATCCCTGATTACGCCACGTTGCTGCCCGCTATGGAAGCCCACCTGCACCACGTGTTTCAGGAAGCCACCGTGCCCGTGCCCCAGGGCGTGTTCATGATGACCGGCGGCAAGGAAGGCCGGCACACTGAGCACCTGGGCTATATTCTGGCCGAGCTGCAATACATGCAGCGCACTTATCCGGGCATGCAATGGTAACAACGGCACCCACCGAGGAACACATCTGGCAGCTGCTGGAAGAAGTGTCGGACCCCGAGGTGCCCGTGCTCAGCATTCTGGATCTGGGCATCGTGCGCGGCGTGCAGGTGCAGGGCGAGCAAGTCACGGTCAGCATCACGCCGACCTACTCCGGCTGCCCGGCCATGAACACCATTGCCACCGAAATCCGGCTGCGGCTGCTGGCTGAGGGCATACCCAACGTAACCATTCACAATCAGCTCAGCCCGGCCTGGACCACCGATTGGATGAGCCAGGCCGGCCGCGAGAAGCTGGAAGCATACGGCATTGCCCCGCCTGTGGACGGCACTGCCACCGGCCACATACTCAACCTCTTCGGC is a window from the Hymenobacter aquaticus genome containing:
- the paaC gene encoding 1,2-phenylacetyl-CoA epoxidase subunit PaaC, which produces MQVAPSETAALNSYSPERRQQLFSYVLQLADTSLILGHRLSEWCGHGPVLEQDLAMANIALDLLGETRSLYQYAAELEGKGRTEDDLAFLRLAVEYRNPLLVEQPNGDFADTVTRQFLFDNFHYHFLRELKTSPDERLAAIAEKAVKEAAYHLKWSSEWMIRLGDGTEESRKRLDKALDTLWRYSGELTKPTATEQALQAAGIIPDYATLLPAMEAHLHHVFQEATVPVPQGVFMMTGGKEGRHTEHLGYILAELQYMQRTYPGMQW
- the paaE gene encoding 1,2-phenylacetyl-CoA epoxidase subunit PaaE, translated to MSRFHKVRIKRIEKETPDSVVVSLDVPEDLRDTFRFTQGQYLTFRRDHNGEELRRSYSICSSPLENEWQVAIKKVPEGRFSSSAVDTFRVGEELDVMPPAGHFYTELHPEQAKHYVMFAAGSGITPVFSIIKTVLLTEPQSQVTLIYGNRGRNSIIFKEGIEALKNKFLKRLSVYHILSREQGDTDLLFGRIDQAKAELFLQKILPPSQIDECFICGPEEMILGVKAALTGAGVAPEKIHFEMFGTAGGGKTQAGPAKVRPAGEDDKHSQVTVQLDGNTRILEMSYYGNTILDALLETGVDAPYSCKNGMCSTCRCRVVEGQVEMDVNYSLSDTEVAKGYVLSCQARPTSEKVKVDFDQ
- the paaB gene encoding 1,2-phenylacetyl-CoA epoxidase subunit PaaB; translation: MNQSEWPLWEVFIRSKQGLDHKHVGSLHAADATMAIQNARDVYTRRLEGISIWVVESQHVHASNPDDAEAFYDPANDKVYRHPTFYQVPDSIKHM
- the paaA gene encoding 1,2-phenylacetyl-CoA epoxidase subunit PaaA, producing METVEINLEEQFQARIDADVRIEPKDWMPDAYRKTLIRQISQHAHSELVGMLPEGNWITRAPSLKRKSILLSKVQDEAGHGLYLYSAAETLGASRDQMLADLHSGKAKYSSIFNYPTLSWADMGTVGWLVDGAAILNQVPLCRTSYGPYARAMVRVCKEESFHQRQGFEIMQTLCEGAPEQKAMAQEALNRWWWPTLMMFGPKDADSPNTEQSMKWRIKRFTNDELRQKFVDMMVPQAEFLGLTVPDPALKWNETKKGYDFGDVNWEEFWNVVKGNGMCNKDRLGARVKAHEEGAWVREAALAHAKKRAERAETQAA
- the paaD gene encoding 1,2-phenylacetyl-CoA epoxidase subunit PaaD — translated: MVTTAPTEEHIWQLLEEVSDPEVPVLSILDLGIVRGVQVQGEQVTVSITPTYSGCPAMNTIATEIRLRLLAEGIPNVTIHNQLSPAWTTDWMSQAGREKLEAYGIAPPVDGTATGHILNLFGKDTAVRCPLCKSENTHLVSQFGSTACKAHYQCDDCHEPFDYFKCHA